The Virgibacillus dokdonensis genome includes a window with the following:
- the tnpB gene encoding IS66 family insertion sequence element accessory protein TnpB (TnpB, as the term is used for proteins encoded by IS66 family insertion elements, is considered an accessory protein, since TnpC, encoded by a neighboring gene, is a DDE family transposase.) produces the protein MKYDYTNVKNIYIICGKTDMRKGIDGLATLVQDSFDLDPYGDSIFLFSGWSKDRYKCLYFDGNGFAMLYKRLDNGKLQWPKNENEVRNLSQQELRWLLEGLSMQQPKAIQQSPKSLF, from the coding sequence ATGAAATACGATTATACAAATGTCAAAAATATTTACATCATCTGTGGTAAGACAGATATGAGAAAGGGCATTGATGGACTAGCGACATTGGTTCAGGATTCTTTTGACCTTGACCCTTACGGAGATTCTATCTTCTTATTTTCCGGTTGGAGTAAGGACCGATATAAATGTTTATATTTTGATGGCAATGGCTTTGCCATGCTGTATAAACGTCTAGATAACGGAAAACTTCAATGGCCCAAAAACGAAAATGAGGTGCGAAATCTATCGCAACAAGAACTTCGATGGTTACTCGAAGGTTTATCCATGCAGCAGCCAAAGGCGATTCAACAATCACCAAAAAGTTTGTTCTAA